One Equus quagga isolate Etosha38 chromosome 5, UCLA_HA_Equagga_1.0, whole genome shotgun sequence genomic window carries:
- the SELENON gene encoding selenoprotein N: MYISPEEFKPIAEKLTGSTPAASYEEEELPPDPSEETLTIEARFQPLLPESMTKSKDGFLGVSRLALSGLRNWTTAASPSAVFAARHFQPFLPPRGHVELGEPWWIIPSELSVFTGYLSNNRFYPPPPKGKEVIIHRLLSMFHPRPFVKTRFAPQGAVACLTAISDFYYTVMFRIHAEFQLSEPPDFPFWFSPGQFTGHIILSKDATHVRDFRLFVPNHRSLNVDMEWLYGASESSNMEVDIGYIPQMELEALGPSVPSVILDEDGNLIDSRLPSGEPLQFVFEEIKWQQELSWEEAARRLEVAMYPFKKVTYLPFTEAFDQAKAKNKLVHSILLWGALDDQSCUGSGRTLRETVLESSPILALLNESFISTWSLVKELEDLQNNRDNPSHKKLADLHLEKYSFPVEMMICLPNGTVVHHINANYFLDITSMKPEDIESNVFSFSSTFEDPSTATYMQFLKEGLRRGLPLLQP, from the exons ATGTACATCAGTCCAGAGGAGTTCAAGCCCATCGCGGAGAAGCTGACAG GGTCAACTCCTGCGGCCAGCTACGAGGAGGAGGAGCTGCCGCCTGACCCCAGTGAGGAGACGCTCACCATAGAAGCCCGATTCCAGCCTCTGCTCCCGGAGTCCATGACCAAGAGCAAAGATGGCTTCCTGGGG GTCTCCCGCCTGGCCCTGTCTGGCCTCCGCAACTGGACAACCGCAGCCTCGCCAAGTGCGGTGTTTGCCGCCCGCCACTTCCAGCCCTTCCTTCCGCCTCGGGGCCACGTGGAGCTGGGCGAGCCCTGGTGGATCATCCCCAGTGAGCTGAGCGTCTTCACCGGCTATTTGTCCAACAACCGCTTCTACCCGCCACCGCCCAAGGGCAAGGAG GTCATCATCCACCGGCTCCTGAGCATGTTCCACCCGCGGCCCTTCGTGAAGACCCGCTTTGCCCCTCAGGGGGCTGTGGCCTGCCTGACCGCCATCAGTGATTTCTACTACACCGTGATGTTCCG GATCCATGCCGAGTTCCAGCTCAGCGAGCCACCCGATTTCCCCTTCTGGTTCTCTCCTGGCCAGTTCACCGGCCACATCATCCTCTCCAAAGATGCCACCCACGTCCGTGACTTCCGGCTCTTCGTGCCCAACCACAG GTCTCTGAACGTGGACATGGAGTGGCTGTACGGGGCCAGTGAGAGCAGCAACATGGAGGTGGACATCGGCTACATACCCCAG ATGGAGCTGGAGGCCCTGGGCCCCTCAGTGCCCTCTGTGATCCTGGATGAGGATGGCAACCTGATCGACAGCCGCCTGCCCTCGGGGGAGCCCCTCCAGTTTGTGTTTGAGGAGATCAAGTGGCAGCAGGagctgagctgggaggaggcTGCCCGGCGCCTGGAGGTGGCCATGTACCCCTTCAAGAAG GTCACTTACCTGCCGTTCACCGAGGCCTTTGACCAAGCCAAGGCCAAGAACAAGCTGGTGCACTCGATCCTGCTGTGGGGGGCCCTGGACGACCAGTCCTGCTGAG GTTCAGGGCGGACTCTCCGGGAGACCGTCCTGGAAAGTTCGCCCATCCTCGCCCTCCTCAATGAGAGCTTCATCAGCACATGGTCCCTGGTGAAGGAGCTAGAGGACCTGCAG AACAACCGGGACAACCCGTCCCACAAGAAGCTGGCTGACCTGCACCTGGAGAAGTACAGCTTCCCCGTGGAGATGATGATCTGCCTGCCCAACGGCACTGTG GTCCACCACATCAACGCCAACTACTTCTTGGACATCACCTCCATGAAGCCCGAGGACATTGAGAGCAACGTCTTCAGCTTCTCGTCCACCTTTGAAGACCCGTCCACAGCCACCTACATGCAGTTCCTGAAGGAGGGCCTTCGGCGcggcctgcccctcctccagccctag